In one window of Armatimonadota bacterium DNA:
- a CDS encoding MogA/MoaB family molybdenum cofactor biosynthesis protein yields the protein MKIRAAILTASDRCARSEARDESGQALYVTMRARGAEVVAYEVVPDDVERIASKLREMADMGAQVILTTGGTGIAETDVTPEATRQVIEREVPGLAEAMRAASLEATAHAMLSRAVAGIRGKALIINLPGSPQGARECLEVVLPALDHAVELLAGPVSDDSHRRPRDQRTDA from the coding sequence ATGAAGATTAGGGCGGCGATCCTGACGGCCAGTGACCGCTGCGCGCGCAGCGAGGCGCGTGACGAGAGCGGGCAGGCACTCTACGTGACAATGCGCGCCCGCGGCGCGGAGGTGGTCGCGTACGAGGTCGTGCCGGATGACGTCGAGCGCATCGCGAGTAAGCTGCGCGAGATGGCCGACATGGGTGCCCAGGTCATCCTGACCACTGGGGGAACGGGCATCGCGGAGACCGACGTGACCCCCGAGGCCACGCGGCAAGTGATCGAGCGGGAGGTGCCGGGCCTCGCGGAGGCGATGCGAGCCGCGAGCCTCGAAGCGACCGCTCATGCGATGCTCTCGCGCGCGGTCGCGGGCATACGCGGCAAGGCCCTGATCATTAATCTTCCGGGAAGTCCGCAAGGAGCGCGGGAATGCCTCGAAGTCGTGCTTCCGGCGCTCGATCACGCGGTGGAACTGCTCGCCGGGCCGGTGAGCGATGATTCGCATCGTCGGCCGCGCGATCAGCGGACCGACGCATAA
- the lepB gene encoding signal peptidase I — protein sequence MSESAQPTTPRKRRGCLRPLLILVVVVGAMALAARAFLVDRIIVPEDVTYMSPALSPGAPAWLDKLSYRISPPRRGDVVAIAAERARPGYVISRVVALPGESVAAQDGALVIDGDATAESYAHGELPPSFAAQRVSRAHYFVMPDDRSAASAGEVHSGSVPRSDIIGRVLPAGE from the coding sequence ATGTCCGAGTCTGCGCAGCCGACAACACCACGCAAGCGCCGCGGCTGCCTGCGGCCGCTCCTGATTCTGGTCGTCGTCGTCGGTGCGATGGCGCTCGCGGCGCGCGCGTTCCTCGTTGACCGTATCATCGTGCCCGAGGATGTGACGTATATGTCCCCGGCGCTCAGCCCCGGCGCCCCGGCGTGGCTCGATAAGCTGAGCTATCGAATATCCCCGCCGCGGCGCGGAGATGTCGTGGCGATCGCCGCCGAGCGTGCCCGGCCTGGGTATGTCATCTCGCGCGTAGTTGCTTTGCCCGGCGAGTCGGTGGCGGCGCAGGACGGCGCGCTCGTCATTGACGGCGACGCCACTGCCGAGTCCTACGCACACGGGGAGCTTCCGCCGTCCTTCGCGGCACAGCGCGTGTCGCGCGCCCACTACTTCGTCATGCCCGATGACCGCAGTGCGGCGTCCGCCGGCGAGGTCCACTCCGGCTCCGTGCCGCGCAGCGATATCATCGGTCGCGTCTTGCCGGCGGGCGAATAG
- a CDS encoding MOSC domain-containing protein: MGAAGRVEAVCIGERTGEPKRAAPRIILVAAHGVEGDAHAGSARQVSLLATESLDKLRAKGLEVGPGDLAENITTSGIGLCVLPVGTVLRIGDALLEVTQIGKECHAPCAIARQAGECVMPTEGIFARVKVGGVVRAGDAIAVSHPRIFPAAAAQSRNED; this comes from the coding sequence GTGGGTGCGGCCGGAAGAGTAGAAGCGGTGTGCATCGGCGAGCGCACGGGCGAACCCAAGCGCGCCGCGCCGCGCATCATCCTCGTCGCCGCTCACGGGGTCGAGGGTGACGCTCACGCAGGCAGCGCGCGCCAGGTGAGCCTGCTCGCCACCGAGAGTCTCGACAAGCTGCGGGCGAAAGGGCTTGAGGTCGGCCCAGGTGACCTGGCGGAGAATATCACGACCAGCGGCATCGGACTGTGCGTCCTGCCGGTCGGTACCGTGCTGCGGATCGGCGATGCGCTGCTCGAGGTAACGCAGATCGGCAAGGAGTGCCATGCGCCGTGCGCCATCGCCCGCCAGGCCGGCGAGTGCGTCATGCCCACCGAGGGCATCTTCGCGCGAGTGAAAGTTGGGGGCGTAGTGCGAGCGGGGGACGCGATCGCGGTCAGTCACCCGCGCATCTTTCCTGCCGCTGCGGCACAATCACGAAATGAAGATTAG
- a CDS encoding triose-phosphate isomerase: MRVPLVAGNWKMFKTQQEATQFAADFVSLIEDVHGVEVALCPPFTALAAATEALRGCDVGLGGQDCFWEEEGAFTGQVAPHMLVEVGCEYVIIGHSERRGRFGTTPEDWAPEVLALFGDSDQTVNRKVKAALAAGLTPIICMGETADERDRGETDSVVRGQLQAALDGVSAEQVAGLVIAYEPVWAIGTGRTCDAAEANRVSKLIRDAVRAEFGDAAAEGIRIQYGGSVKPGNAAEILGQPEIDGALVGGASLKPTDFAAIVAAGVGKR; this comes from the coding sequence ATGCGGGTTCCGCTCGTAGCGGGTAACTGGAAGATGTTCAAGACGCAGCAGGAGGCGACTCAATTCGCCGCCGATTTCGTGTCGCTGATCGAAGATGTCCACGGCGTCGAGGTAGCGCTGTGCCCGCCCTTCACGGCGTTGGCAGCGGCGACCGAGGCGCTGCGCGGCTGTGACGTCGGCCTCGGAGGGCAGGACTGCTTCTGGGAGGAAGAGGGCGCCTTCACAGGGCAGGTCGCGCCGCACATGCTGGTGGAGGTCGGGTGTGAGTACGTCATCATCGGCCACTCGGAGCGCCGCGGGCGCTTCGGGACGACGCCGGAGGATTGGGCGCCGGAGGTGTTGGCGCTGTTCGGTGACAGCGACCAGACGGTCAATCGTAAGGTCAAGGCGGCGCTGGCGGCCGGGCTGACGCCGATCATCTGCATGGGCGAGACGGCCGACGAGCGTGACCGCGGCGAAACCGATTCGGTGGTGCGCGGGCAGTTGCAGGCCGCGCTCGACGGAGTGAGTGCCGAGCAAGTGGCCGGGCTGGTAATCGCCTATGAGCCGGTGTGGGCCATCGGCACCGGGCGCACCTGTGATGCCGCCGAGGCGAACCGGGTCAGCAAGCTCATTCGCGACGCCGTGCGCGCGGAGTTCGGCGACGCCGCGGCCGAGGGCATACGCATCCAGTACGGCGGCAGCGTCAAGCCCGGCAATGCGGCGGAGATCCTGGGCCAGCCGGAGATTGACGGCGCGCTGGTCGGGGGCGCCAGCCTCAAGCCCACCGACTTCGCCGCCATCGTCGCTGCGGGCGTCGGCAAGAGGTAG
- the moaC gene encoding cyclic pyranopterin monophosphate synthase MoaC, with product MAERADERMPVRMVDVGSKPTTQREATARVELRMRPDTLVAIDRSDMPKGDVIAAANIAGVTAAKRTWDLIPLCHQIPLSSVDLRFETRGRLGRMIITATARTNAPTGAEMEAMVAAAMAALTVYDMCKGSDPGIQITNLTLVQKTGGKSGSWVRPEE from the coding sequence ATGGCGGAACGTGCAGACGAGCGGATGCCCGTGCGCATGGTGGACGTCGGCAGCAAGCCGACGACGCAACGGGAGGCCACGGCTCGCGTCGAGTTGCGCATGCGGCCCGACACGCTGGTCGCCATTGATCGCAGCGACATGCCCAAGGGGGACGTCATCGCGGCGGCCAACATCGCCGGCGTGACGGCGGCGAAGCGGACGTGGGATCTCATTCCCCTGTGCCATCAGATTCCGTTGTCCTCGGTTGACCTGCGATTCGAGACTCGCGGGCGCCTCGGCCGCATGATTATCACGGCCACGGCGCGCACCAACGCGCCGACCGGCGCCGAGATGGAGGCGATGGTCGCGGCGGCGATGGCCGCGTTAACGGTATATGACATGTGCAAGGGCAGTGACCCAGGCATACAGATCACGAACCTCACACTGGTACAGAAGACCGGAGGGAAGAGCGGCTCGTGGGTGCGGCCGGAAGAGTAG
- the gap gene encoding type I glyceraldehyde-3-phosphate dehydrogenase — translation MAVRIGINGFGRIGRQVLKALLEKYPAHEVVAINDITDAETNAHLFKYDSNYGIFPGAVEAKGDGLAINGKQIKVLSEKDPAKLPWKSLGVQLVLECTGVFTDVDKARAHVSGGGAQKVVISAPAKGDCPTIVLGVNEDTYDPAKADVISNASCTTNCLAPVCKVLNDSFGIEVGVMTTIHSYTNDQRILDLPHKDLRRARAAALNIIPTSTGAAKAIYLAIPELKGKLNGIALRVPTPTVSLVDLVVTLGKDASAEDINAAFKKAADGPMKGILEYSEEELVSMDLKGNEHSSIVDAGQTMVLAGRTAKVLAWYDNEWAYSVRLADLADFMAKKI, via the coding sequence ATGGCTGTCAGAATCGGCATCAACGGATTTGGGCGCATCGGCCGTCAGGTCTTGAAGGCTTTGCTGGAGAAGTATCCGGCCCACGAAGTGGTCGCCATCAACGACATTACCGACGCCGAGACCAACGCCCACCTCTTCAAATACGACAGCAACTACGGGATCTTCCCCGGCGCCGTCGAGGCGAAAGGGGACGGTCTGGCGATCAACGGCAAGCAGATCAAGGTCCTGTCGGAGAAAGACCCCGCCAAGCTGCCGTGGAAGAGCCTGGGGGTGCAGTTGGTGCTGGAATGCACCGGCGTCTTCACCGACGTGGACAAGGCCCGGGCGCACGTCTCGGGCGGCGGCGCCCAGAAGGTCGTCATCAGCGCCCCGGCCAAGGGCGACTGCCCGACCATCGTGCTCGGCGTCAACGAGGACACGTACGACCCCGCCAAGGCCGACGTCATTTCCAACGCGTCCTGCACCACAAACTGCCTGGCCCCGGTGTGTAAGGTGCTCAACGACAGCTTCGGCATCGAAGTCGGGGTCATGACCACGATTCACTCCTACACCAACGACCAACGCATCCTCGACCTGCCGCACAAGGACCTGCGTCGGGCGCGCGCGGCGGCCCTCAACATTATCCCGACCAGCACCGGCGCAGCCAAGGCGATCTACCTCGCCATACCCGAATTGAAGGGCAAGCTCAACGGCATCGCTCTTCGCGTGCCCACCCCCACGGTCTCCCTCGTCGACCTGGTCGTGACCCTGGGCAAGGACGCGTCCGCCGAGGACATTAACGCCGCCTTCAAGAAGGCCGCCGACGGCCCGATGAAGGGCATCCTCGAGTACTCCGAGGAGGAACTTGTCTCGATGGACCTCAAGGGCAACGAGCACTCCTCCATCGTGGACGCCGGGCAGACCATGGTGCTGGCCGGGCGCACAGCGAAGGTACTGGCGTGGTACGACAACGAATGGGCGTACTCCGTGCGACTCGCCGACTTGGCCGATTTCATGGCGAAGAAGATATAG
- a CDS encoding phosphoglycerate kinase has translation MKKTIEDINPNGKRVLVRVDFNVPLDEQGQITDETRIVASLPTIRYLVGRGARVILVSHLGRPKGVDEKLRMDVVAKALQQHLGQPVKKVDDCIGTKVERAAQDLRPGEVLLLENVRFHAEEEKNDPDFAEALADLADIYVNDAFGTAHRAHASTAGVADHVRPAVAGLLMSREIEVMGEALANPKRPFVAILGGAKVEDKIGVIDNLITRVDALLLGGGMAYTFFKAQGYEIGKSLLDAKHVDMAGELMAKADKAGIRWELPTDILVATEISDDAERELVGADAIPADWMGLDIGPATRESYENAIAKAATVVWNGPMGVFERAAFAEGTRAIAKAMAESNAITIVGGGDTAAAVEQMGFAEGMTHISTGGGASLEFLEGKELPGVTVLDDK, from the coding sequence ATGAAGAAGACGATTGAGGATATCAACCCCAACGGCAAGCGCGTGCTGGTGCGCGTGGACTTCAACGTTCCGCTTGACGAGCAGGGCCAGATCACTGACGAGACGCGCATTGTGGCGTCGCTGCCGACGATACGGTATCTCGTCGGACGGGGCGCCCGCGTCATCCTGGTGTCCCATCTCGGGCGGCCCAAGGGGGTGGACGAGAAGCTGCGTATGGACGTGGTGGCCAAGGCGCTCCAGCAGCATCTCGGCCAGCCGGTGAAGAAGGTGGATGACTGCATCGGCACCAAAGTCGAGCGGGCCGCGCAGGATCTGCGGCCCGGCGAGGTGTTGCTCCTGGAGAACGTGCGGTTTCACGCCGAGGAAGAGAAGAACGACCCCGACTTCGCCGAGGCGCTCGCCGACCTCGCCGATATCTACGTCAACGACGCCTTCGGCACCGCCCACCGCGCCCACGCGTCCACCGCGGGCGTCGCCGACCACGTCCGCCCCGCCGTCGCCGGGCTGCTGATGAGCCGCGAGATCGAGGTCATGGGCGAGGCGCTCGCCAACCCCAAGCGGCCGTTCGTCGCAATCCTCGGCGGCGCCAAGGTCGAGGATAAAATCGGAGTCATAGATAACCTCATCACCAGAGTTGACGCCCTGCTGTTGGGCGGCGGCATGGCCTACACGTTCTTCAAGGCCCAGGGCTACGAGATCGGCAAGTCCCTGCTCGACGCCAAGCATGTTGACATGGCCGGGGAACTGATGGCCAAGGCCGACAAGGCCGGCATCCGCTGGGAGCTGCCAACCGACATCCTGGTCGCCACCGAGATTAGCGATGACGCCGAGCGGGAGCTGGTCGGGGCGGATGCCATTCCGGCGGATTGGATGGGCCTCGACATCGGCCCCGCAACGCGGGAGAGCTACGAGAATGCCATAGCCAAGGCCGCGACCGTCGTGTGGAACGGGCCGATGGGCGTGTTCGAGCGCGCGGCGTTTGCGGAAGGCACGCGCGCCATCGCCAAGGCCATGGCGGAATCGAATGCGATAACCATCGTCGGCGGCGGAGACACCGCCGCGGCGGTGGAGCAGATGGGCTTTGCCGAGGGCATGACGCACATCTCGACCGGCGGCGGAGCATCCCTGGAATTCCTCGAGGGCAAGGAACTCCCGGGCGTGACGGTGTTGGACGACAAGTGA
- a CDS encoding ABC transporter ATP-binding protein, with the protein MRLELREVSAAYNGEPVIADISLGVSDGEFVGLVGPNGSGKSTVVRVMSRVLRPQSGEALLDGGDIFRMPSAQVARHIAVVPQDSSYYFDYSVTEIVLMGRSPHMGRFALEGAQDYAAAERAMQLTGIAHLAQRPVTATSGGERQRVAIARALAADPQLLILDEPTAHLDINHQIEVLDLVRALNREQRVAVVVVMHDLNLAAQYCGRMLLLHQGRPLAEGPPQTVITAQHVRHAYGTEVAVKSHPVTGRPYFTLLSRLPITARREGLAVHVICGAGTGTELMERLIATGCRVSAGVLNVEDSDQQTAERLALPRAEEAPFSPISDDAQRENARLIEVARAVVVTPIPVGAGNLANLEAALAAARADKRVIIVNSPPIEERDFAQGRAADLQREIEAAGAEVVRGIEDAVRLVAREADAPASGGGGT; encoded by the coding sequence ATGCGCCTGGAATTGCGAGAAGTCAGCGCGGCGTATAACGGCGAGCCGGTGATTGCCGACATCTCGCTGGGCGTGTCCGACGGCGAGTTCGTCGGCCTCGTTGGACCCAACGGCTCCGGCAAATCAACCGTCGTTCGCGTGATGAGCCGCGTGCTGCGGCCGCAATCGGGAGAGGCGCTGCTCGACGGCGGCGACATCTTCCGCATGCCGAGCGCGCAGGTCGCGCGCCACATCGCCGTCGTGCCACAGGATTCGAGCTACTACTTTGATTACTCAGTGACCGAGATCGTGCTCATGGGGCGGTCGCCGCACATGGGGCGATTCGCGCTGGAGGGCGCGCAGGACTACGCGGCCGCGGAGCGGGCGATGCAGCTTACCGGGATCGCCCACCTTGCCCAGCGCCCGGTCACCGCGACCTCCGGCGGGGAGCGGCAGCGAGTCGCGATCGCGCGCGCGTTGGCGGCGGATCCGCAGTTACTCATCCTCGACGAGCCGACTGCGCACCTCGACATCAACCATCAGATCGAGGTGCTCGACCTCGTGCGCGCGTTGAATCGCGAGCAGCGAGTGGCGGTCGTCGTCGTCATGCACGACCTCAATCTGGCCGCGCAGTACTGCGGGCGGATGCTCCTGCTGCACCAGGGGCGGCCGCTCGCCGAAGGGCCGCCGCAGACGGTCATCACGGCGCAGCACGTGCGCCACGCGTACGGGACTGAAGTCGCCGTGAAGAGCCACCCCGTCACCGGGCGGCCGTACTTCACGCTGCTCTCGCGCCTGCCGATTACCGCGCGGCGCGAGGGCTTGGCGGTGCACGTCATCTGCGGGGCGGGGACAGGCACCGAGCTGATGGAGCGGCTGATCGCGACGGGCTGCCGCGTCTCGGCGGGCGTGCTGAACGTTGAGGATTCGGACCAACAGACGGCGGAGCGGCTCGCGCTGCCGCGCGCAGAAGAGGCGCCGTTCAGTCCCATTTCCGACGACGCCCAGCGCGAGAACGCGCGACTGATCGAAGTCGCGCGGGCGGTGGTCGTGACGCCGATCCCCGTCGGGGCCGGCAACCTGGCGAATCTCGAAGCGGCGCTCGCCGCGGCGCGGGCGGACAAGCGGGTTATCATCGTCAACTCGCCGCCGATTGAGGAGCGTGACTTCGCGCAAGGACGCGCCGCGGACCTCCAGCGCGAGATCGAAGCGGCCGGCGCTGAGGTCGTCCGAGGCATCGAAGACGCGGTCCGGCTGGTGGCGCGGGAAGCAGACGCCCCCGCTTCCGGCGGAGGCGGCACGTGA